Proteins encoded by one window of Archaeoglobus veneficus SNP6:
- the hypE gene encoding hydrogenase expression/formation protein HypE, which produces MKLIRKEDGAGGKYMMDFLRKHVISRFDSKAGEIALSELDDSSDFNGYAFTTDSYVVSPPVFPGGSIGSLAVCGTANDLAVMGAKPAVMSMSLIVQDGFSVETLDRILDDMAEWLEKIDAKIITGDTKVVEANIGIAVNTTGIGLRNEHLEKNLSIVREYRSYPYSWVRDRGLAEGDAVIITGNIAEHAAAIMASREGFGFELDVESDVYPVWLFLKNALETGGITAMKDPTRGGIAAALNEIAEKSGVGILIEEEKIPIRDDVKSFCDVLGLDPLMMANEGKVVMGVVADLAEEVLKALKKAGQKDAAIVGYATSEFREVVIETTIGTRKIMPPPTADPIPRVC; this is translated from the coding sequence ATGAAGTTGATAAGAAAGGAGGATGGAGCCGGCGGAAAGTACATGATGGATTTTCTCAGGAAGCACGTCATATCGAGGTTCGATTCAAAGGCTGGAGAAATTGCCCTCTCAGAACTTGATGATTCTTCCGATTTCAACGGCTACGCGTTCACAACAGACTCATACGTCGTAAGTCCACCGGTTTTTCCGGGAGGAAGCATAGGCAGCCTTGCAGTTTGCGGTACTGCTAACGATCTCGCAGTAATGGGAGCGAAGCCGGCAGTCATGTCCATGTCTCTCATAGTTCAGGATGGCTTCTCCGTCGAAACTCTCGACAGAATTCTCGATGACATGGCTGAATGGCTCGAAAAAATAGATGCAAAGATAATAACCGGGGATACAAAGGTGGTTGAAGCGAATATAGGGATTGCTGTTAACACTACGGGCATTGGCCTGAGAAACGAGCACCTCGAGAAGAACCTTAGCATCGTTAGGGAATATCGTAGCTACCCCTATTCGTGGGTCAGAGACAGAGGACTCGCAGAGGGAGACGCAGTAATAATCACCGGCAACATAGCCGAGCACGCAGCAGCCATTATGGCGAGCAGAGAGGGTTTTGGATTCGAACTCGACGTAGAATCTGACGTTTATCCAGTCTGGCTTTTCCTGAAGAATGCTCTTGAGACAGGTGGCATTACTGCCATGAAAGATCCAACGAGAGGCGGAATTGCCGCGGCACTCAACGAGATAGCCGAGAAGAGCGGCGTTGGAATTCTCATCGAGGAGGAGAAAATACCGATAAGAGATGACGTGAAGAGCTTCTGCGATGTGCTTGGCCTCGATCCGCTCATGATGGCCAATGAGGGCAAAGTCGTAATGGGTGTCGTTGCAGATCTGGCTGAAGAGGTGCTTAAAGCTCTGAAAAAAGCTGGACAAAAAGATGCTGCAATTGTCGGTTACGCTACTTCGGAGTTTAGGGAGGTTGTTATAGAAACGACCATAGGCACCCGCAAAATTATGCCACCTCCAACTGCAGACCCCATTCCGAGGGTTTGCTAA
- the hypF gene encoding carbamoyltransferase HypF, which produces MYRLTVKGIVQGVGFRPFVYRLAKSMGLKGYVKNTGDGTVEIIIDSRVDEFVERLRKEKPPIAVVESVRVEEVDLKPPEDFTIEKSGGSRKELSLPPPDVATCDACLNELFNPKDRRYLYSFISCTDCGPRFSVAVRLPYDRENTTFVDFPLCSECSKEYWDVEDRRYYAQSIACRQCGPDYELVLGNRIIRGLDGIIRAAELIDSGKIIAIKGLGGYHIACITDDEVVWNLRKILNRPQQPFAVMARDVEAVKRVAKLSSEEENEMLSYIRPITVLRKKDVNSFFAVAPDLDTIGIMLPYAPIHHILFRFLKADFIVLTSANMPGEPMFIDDGVFSLALDAVLRHNLVIANRVDDSVIKFVGNHRMIIRRSRGFVPKTFSLNVNINAIALGAELYNSIALLKDGKVVLSQYIGNTANFRTYNEFFKKAIDFFTSFLRMDRINAVICDAHPLYNTSRFAEKLAEDANSKLVRVQHHFAHGMSVMAERGIDRAVAIAVDGVGYGFDGTTWGGEVLLIDFENRRFERVGRLETLELLGGDLAVRFPLRVLFSAVYTEKGDYNILEPYSRYLRSGENFELFAKQIDEGLALAKASSAGRYLDACSAMLELCFERTYEGEPAMKLEACVKEGEPYYEPIISSEREEAIYPSPCITEGFEAKTSEVEVLRVKPVICDALERYLEGETKSTIAYQVIDYLACGLAEIAARAARKAKADVVMSGGVAFNSYLTPLVEKYLSEKEIRLFVNEEVAAGDNGISFGQIYISKFLEELA; this is translated from the coding sequence ATGTACAGACTCACGGTAAAGGGAATCGTTCAGGGAGTCGGTTTTCGCCCCTTCGTTTACAGGCTCGCAAAGTCAATGGGACTCAAAGGCTATGTGAAAAATACCGGTGACGGCACGGTTGAAATTATCATAGACTCGCGGGTTGACGAATTCGTCGAGAGACTCAGGAAAGAGAAGCCGCCCATTGCAGTCGTTGAGTCTGTAAGGGTGGAAGAAGTCGATTTAAAACCTCCCGAGGACTTTACAATTGAAAAAAGCGGCGGAAGCAGAAAGGAACTCTCTCTTCCTCCCCCGGATGTTGCCACATGCGACGCCTGCCTTAACGAGCTTTTCAACCCTAAAGACAGGAGGTATCTCTACTCCTTCATCTCCTGCACCGACTGCGGGCCCCGCTTCAGCGTAGCGGTAAGACTACCCTACGACAGGGAAAACACGACATTCGTGGACTTTCCGCTCTGTAGCGAATGCAGCAAAGAGTACTGGGATGTTGAAGACAGGCGTTACTATGCGCAGTCCATCGCCTGCAGACAATGTGGGCCGGACTACGAGCTCGTTCTTGGAAACAGGATAATAAGAGGACTCGATGGAATAATAAGGGCTGCGGAACTCATAGATTCTGGCAAAATCATTGCAATCAAGGGTCTCGGCGGATACCACATCGCATGTATTACAGATGATGAAGTCGTATGGAATCTCAGGAAGATTCTGAACAGACCCCAGCAGCCCTTTGCAGTAATGGCGAGGGATGTGGAAGCTGTAAAAAGGGTGGCAAAACTCAGCAGCGAAGAGGAAAACGAAATGCTTAGCTACATCCGTCCCATAACCGTGTTGAGGAAGAAGGACGTTAATTCATTCTTCGCAGTTGCACCAGATCTCGATACCATTGGCATAATGCTGCCATATGCCCCGATTCACCACATACTCTTTCGTTTCCTGAAAGCAGACTTCATCGTTCTCACATCTGCAAACATGCCCGGAGAACCTATGTTCATCGATGATGGTGTCTTCAGCTTAGCTCTTGACGCCGTGCTTCGCCACAACCTCGTAATTGCCAACAGGGTTGACGATTCCGTGATTAAGTTCGTGGGAAATCACAGGATGATTATCAGGCGTTCCAGAGGTTTCGTCCCAAAAACCTTCAGCCTTAACGTTAATATCAACGCAATCGCTCTGGGAGCAGAACTCTACAACTCCATAGCCCTGCTTAAGGATGGTAAAGTCGTCCTTTCCCAGTACATAGGCAATACGGCAAACTTCAGGACCTATAACGAGTTTTTCAAGAAAGCCATAGATTTCTTTACATCTTTCCTGCGGATGGATCGCATCAATGCAGTGATATGCGACGCCCATCCGCTCTACAACACCTCCCGCTTTGCCGAAAAGCTGGCCGAGGATGCGAATTCCAAACTCGTCAGAGTTCAGCACCATTTCGCCCACGGAATGTCCGTTATGGCGGAAAGAGGGATAGACAGGGCTGTTGCCATAGCGGTTGACGGTGTTGGCTACGGCTTTGACGGCACTACATGGGGTGGTGAGGTTCTCCTGATAGATTTCGAAAATCGGCGATTTGAACGCGTGGGGAGGCTTGAGACCCTCGAGCTTCTTGGAGGAGATCTTGCAGTTCGCTTCCCGCTCAGAGTGCTGTTCTCGGCTGTGTATACTGAGAAGGGAGATTACAACATTCTCGAACCCTACAGCAGATATCTGAGGTCGGGTGAAAACTTCGAGCTCTTTGCGAAGCAAATAGACGAGGGTCTGGCATTGGCAAAGGCATCGTCAGCCGGCAGATATCTCGACGCGTGCTCTGCCATGCTCGAGCTGTGTTTCGAAAGGACGTACGAAGGAGAACCAGCGATGAAGCTTGAAGCGTGCGTAAAGGAGGGCGAGCCGTACTACGAGCCCATAATTTCAAGCGAAAGAGAAGAGGCAATCTATCCATCTCCATGCATTACAGAGGGGTTTGAGGCAAAGACGTCGGAGGTAGAAGTACTGAGGGTAAAACCAGTCATCTGTGACGCCCTTGAAAGATATCTGGAGGGGGAGACTAAATCCACAATCGCCTACCAGGTGATAGACTATCTCGCCTGCGGACTTGCGGAGATTGCAGCGAGGGCAGCAAGGAAGGCAAAAGCCGATGTCGTTATGAGTGGTGGTGTTGCCTTCAACTCCTACCTGACACCCCTCGTTGAAAAGTATCTCAGCGAGAAGGAAATCAGACTTTTCGTTAATGAAGAAGTTGCTGCAGGAGATAACGGCATAAGTTTTGGGCAGATTTATATTTCGAAGTTTCTGGAGGAGCTTGCATGA